A single region of the Microtus ochrogaster isolate Prairie Vole_2 chromosome 2, MicOch1.0, whole genome shotgun sequence genome encodes:
- the Cmklr1 gene encoding chemokine-like receptor 1 — protein MEYDAYNDSGSYNYDYTDIFDPIVDLEEVNPLEAKVARVFLVVIYSVVCFLGILGNGLVIAIATFKMKKTVNTVWFVNLAVADFLFNIFLPIHITYAAMDYHWVFGKAVCKISSFLLSHNMYTSVFLLTVISFDRCISVLLPVWSQNHRSVRLAYMTCVAVWVLSFFLSSPSLVFRDINNMHGKITCFNNFSLSAPASFPHSTHSQVDHVGFSRHAVVTVTRFLCGFLIPVFIITACYLTIVFKLQRNRLAKNKKPFKIIITIIVTFFVCWCPYHTLYLLELHHTAVPSSVFSLGLPLATAIAIANSCMNPILYVFMGHDFKKFKVALFSRLVNALSEDTGASSYPSHRSFTKMSSLNEKPSVNEKETSAL, from the coding sequence ATGGAGTACGATGCTTACAACGATTCCGGCAGTTACAATTATGATTACACAGACATCTTCGACCCCATTGTGGATTTGGAGGAGGTGAATCCACTAGAGGCCAAGGTGGCCCGTGTCTTCCTGGTGGTGATCTACAGCGTAGTATGCTTCCTTGGGATCCTAGGCAATGGCCTGGTGATTGCCATTGCCACATTCAAGATGAAGAAGACAGTGAACACTGTGTGGTTTGTCAACCTGGCCGTCGCTGATTTCCTGTTCAACATCTTCCTGCCCATCCACATCACCTATGCCGCTATGGATTACCACTGGGTGTTTGGGAAGGCCGTGTGCAAGATCAGCAGCTTTTTGCTCAGCCACAACATGTACACCAGCGTCTTCCTGCTCACGGTTATCAGCTTTGACCGCTGCATCTCTgtgctgcttcctgtctggtcCCAGAACCACCGCAGTGTCCGACTGGCCTACATGACCTGTGTGGCCGTCTGggttctgtctttcttcttgagCTCCCCATCTCTTGTCTTCCGGGACATAAACAATATGCATGGGAAAATAACGTGCTTCAACAACTTCAGCTTGTCTGCCCCTGCGTCTTTCCCACACTCCACTCACTCCCAGGTGGATCATGTAGGGTTCAGCAGACATGCGGTGGTCACTGTCACCCGCTTCCTTTGTGGCTTCCTGATCCCCGTCTTTATCATCACCGCCTGTTATCTCACCATTGTTTTCAAGCTGCAGCGCAATCGCCTGGCCAAGAACAAGAAGCCCTTCAagatcatcatcaccatcatcgtcACCTTCTTCGTCTGTTGGTGTCCTTACCACACACTCTACCTGCTCGAGCTCCACCACACGGCTGTACCGAGCTCTGTCTTCAGTCTGGGACTGCCTCTGGCCACTGCCATTGCCATCGCCAACAGCTGCATGAACCCCATTCTCTATGTCTTCATGGGCCACGACTTCAAGAAATTCAAGGTGGCTCTTTTCTCCCGCTTGGTCAATGCCCTGAGTGAAGACACAGGAGCCTCCTCCTACCCCAGTCACAGGAGCTTCACCAAGATGTCCTCATTGAATGAGAAGCCTTCAGTGAATGAGAAGGAGACCAGCGCACTTTGA